Proteins from a genomic interval of Helicobacter pylori Shi112:
- a CDS encoding PD-(D/E)XK nuclease family protein has product MNLEKLFSQKNPLFVFSSTRRLKHFYLEQGEGFLPNAMSMGSFFEQAFYIPNKKKIPNSARQILMIDTIKAIAKEKKSILEGLLLFENSFLGYLESTSFLFDLFDELSSACIKLNELSSKDIYLDYEKHLEVLEMIYKRYIKKLEELGFYDKIMQEKPTILKEFFEHFFSIEWHLDGFMSVFERQCLLEVAELVPITLHLSCDQYNQKFLEFLNLKLETDCDYSIDFKTQKILSQTPKHQKIEPKLYANSSYLKQSALVLQTIEEYLQKDNDPNKMAIITPNADFLPFLKLLDKNNNLNFAMGLGAKNSPYYIELVKISEDLETSGFDLSASPLLDLENLTLALLEQQSSKEKAPLKEAHSQIMHQFHLLKDTLTNYSLKDLLHLYLQEFEANFRLDDSSGGKIRVMDTLETRGMQFDKIVIVDFNETCVPSLKDCDLFLNSALRKSLNLPTLSDKKNLQKHYYYQLFKNSKEMALSYIESETSKVSNMLLELDLHIEPIKDAYTLFAPTPLKDYQEEEIQATIPKDFSFSASSLNTFLTCKRRFYYHYIKRFKESPKDESNSTIGSLLHELLKEAYEKDKNPYALEERLIQLLETKGNITPKERLDTLIALKKIQAFYVKEKERFNAKIKILDLEKSFETTIQGVAFKGRIDRIDKTADNEIILLDYKFKSDLKLDNMSEKQRGSLSPIEIAQISADYQMAIYAFALKNLGYKGPIKAFFYDLRKGKLLEEEEPILQAKMDYLKSSLIPKLKQEIDFEKTLEVKDCEYCSFKDMCNR; this is encoded by the coding sequence ATGAACTTAGAAAAACTTTTTTCACAAAAAAACCCCCTATTTGTTTTTAGCTCCACCAGGCGTTTAAAACATTTCTATTTAGAGCAAGGCGAAGGGTTTTTGCCTAACGCAATGAGCATGGGGAGTTTTTTTGAACAGGCTTTTTACATCCCTAATAAAAAGAAAATCCCTAACAGCGCACGCCAAATTTTAATGATAGACACCATTAAAGCTATCGCTAAAGAAAAAAAATCCATTCTTGAAGGGCTTTTGCTTTTTGAAAACAGCTTTTTGGGGTATTTGGAAAGCACTTCTTTTTTGTTTGATTTGTTTGATGAATTGAGTTCGGCTTGTATCAAGCTCAATGAACTTTCTTCTAAAGACATTTATTTGGATTATGAAAAGCATTTAGAAGTCTTAGAAATGATTTATAAGCGCTACATTAAAAAGCTGGAAGAACTGGGATTTTATGACAAAATCATGCAAGAAAAGCCCACCATTTTAAAAGAATTTTTTGAGCATTTTTTCTCCATTGAATGGCATTTAGATGGCTTTATGAGCGTTTTTGAAAGGCAATGCCTGTTAGAAGTGGCCGAGTTAGTGCCTATCACTTTACACCTATCTTGCGATCAATACAACCAAAAATTTTTGGAATTTTTGAATCTCAAATTAGAAACAGATTGCGATTATTCCATTGATTTTAAAACCCAAAAGATCCTCTCCCAAACACCCAAGCACCAAAAAATAGAGCCAAAGCTTTACGCCAACTCCAGTTATTTAAAACAAAGCGCTTTAGTTTTACAAACCATAGAAGAATATTTGCAAAAAGATAACGATCCTAATAAAATGGCGATCATCACGCCTAATGCGGATTTTTTACCTTTTTTAAAACTCTTAGACAAAAACAACAATTTGAATTTCGCTATGGGCTTAGGGGCTAAAAACAGCCCTTATTATATAGAGCTTGTCAAAATCTCAGAAGATTTAGAAACGAGCGGTTTTGATTTGAGCGCATCGCCTTTATTGGATTTGGAAAACCTCACGCTTGCGCTTTTAGAACAACAAAGCTCTAAAGAAAAAGCGCCATTAAAAGAAGCGCATTCTCAAATCATGCACCAGTTTCATCTTTTAAAAGACACGCTTACAAACTACAGCCTTAAAGATTTGTTGCATTTGTATTTGCAAGAATTTGAAGCCAATTTCCGTTTAGACGATTCTAGCGGGGGCAAAATACGAGTCATGGACACTTTAGAAACAAGGGGCATGCAATTTGATAAAATCGTGATTGTGGATTTCAATGAAACTTGTGTGCCAAGCCTTAAAGATTGCGATTTGTTTTTAAACTCTGCTTTAAGAAAATCGCTCAACCTCCCCACTTTATCAGATAAGAAAAATTTGCAAAAACATTATTACTACCAGCTCTTTAAAAACTCTAAAGAAATGGCGCTTTCTTATATAGAGAGCGAAACTTCAAAAGTTTCTAACATGCTTTTGGAATTGGATTTGCATATAGAGCCTATCAAAGACGCTTACACGCTTTTTGCACCAACCCCTTTAAAAGACTACCAAGAAGAAGAAATCCAAGCCACTATCCCTAAAGATTTTAGCTTTAGCGCTAGCTCATTGAACACTTTTTTAACTTGCAAACGCCGTTTTTACTACCACTACATTAAGCGATTCAAAGAAAGCCCTAAAGATGAAAGTAATAGCACTATAGGCAGTTTGCTCCATGAACTTTTAAAAGAAGCTTATGAAAAAGATAAAAACCCCTATGCATTAGAAGAAAGGCTCATTCAACTCTTAGAAACAAAAGGAAACATTACCCCTAAAGAGCGTTTAGACACTCTTATAGCGCTTAAAAAAATCCAGGCTTTTTATGTTAAAGAAAAAGAACGCTTCAATGCAAAAATCAAAATCCTTGATCTTGAAAAAAGCTTTGAAACAACCATTCAAGGCGTTGCGTTTAAAGGGCGCATAGACAGGATTGACAAAACGGCTGACAATGAGATTATTTTATTGGATTACAAATTCAAAAGCGATTTGAAATTGGACAACATGAGTGAAAAACAAAGAGGAAGTTTAAGCCCCATAGAAATCGCTCAAATAAGCGCTGATTATCAAATGGCCATCTATGCGTTTGCCCTTAAAAATCTGGGTTACAAAGGGCCTATAAAAGCCTTTTTTTATGACTTAAGAAAGGGTAAGCTGTTAGAAGAAGAAGAGCCTATTTTGCAGGCTAAAATGGATTATTTAAAATCTTCTCTTATCCCCAAGCTCAAACAAGAAATTGATTTTGAAAAAACTCT
- a CDS encoding bifunctional riboflavin kinase/FAD synthetase — protein MLNFLSISSEPKIKSLAIGKFDGLHLGHQALFKELKDPKALLIIEKKHYTKGYLTPLKYRAKLVGMPLFFVYLEEISPLNASEFLDLLKKKFPHLERLVVGYDFRFGHERQNDALFLKERFEKTIIVPEVKIKEISVHSKTIKLALSHGDLSLANKLLGRPYEVCGEVISDQGLGHKELAPTLNIKTKDFILPSFGVYASLVKIKDPIYQKSVSFIGNRLSTDQHFAIECHVLDTIIENPPQEIALRLVQKIRDNMRFSSLKELKNQIQQDILRAKEILR, from the coding sequence ATGTTGAATTTTTTATCCATTTCAAGCGAGCCTAAAATTAAAAGCCTAGCTATCGGTAAATTTGACGGCTTGCATTTAGGGCATCAAGCCCTTTTTAAGGAATTAAAAGATCCCAAAGCCCTTTTAATCATAGAAAAAAAACATTACACCAAAGGCTATTTAACCCCCCTAAAATACCGCGCTAAACTCGTGGGCATGCCTTTATTTTTTGTGTATTTAGAAGAGATTTCGCCATTAAACGCTTCAGAATTTTTAGATCTTTTAAAAAAGAAATTCCCCCATTTAGAACGCCTGGTCGTGGGCTATGATTTCAGGTTTGGGCATGAGAGGCAAAATGACGCTTTATTTTTAAAAGAGCGTTTTGAAAAAACCATTATTGTGCCTGAAGTGAAAATAAAAGAGATTAGCGTGCATTCTAAAACTATCAAACTAGCCCTAAGTCATGGCGACTTATCTTTAGCTAACAAGCTCTTAGGCAGGCCTTATGAAGTGTGCGGGGAAGTCATTAGCGATCAAGGCTTAGGGCATAAAGAATTAGCGCCTACTTTAAATATAAAAACTAAAGATTTTATCCTCCCTAGTTTTGGGGTGTATGCGAGTTTAGTGAAAATAAAAGATCCAATTTATCAAAAAAGCGTGAGTTTTATAGGCAACCGCTTAAGCACGGATCAACATTTCGCCATAGAATGCCATGTCCTTGATACCATCATAGAAAACCCGCCCCAAGAAATCGCTTTGCGTTTGGTCCAAAAAATACGAGACAACATGCGTTTTTCTTCGTTAAAAGAGCTTAAAAATCAGATCCAACAAGACATCTTAAGGGCCAAAGAGATTTTGAGATAA
- the tkt gene encoding transketolase, translating into MRLSNADLERLKSMANTLRFLCADMIDKANSGHPGVCLGLADVMVVLSLHLNLNPTNPKWLNRDRLVFSGGHASALAYSLLHLWGFDLSLEDLKRFRQLHSKTPGHPELHHTKGIEITTGPLGQGFANAVGFSMASQYAQNLLDKEAISHKVYCLCGDGDLQEGISYESASLAGHLNLSNLIVIYDSNQISIEGAINISFSEQVKMRFLAQNWEVLECDGHDYQAIHNALEEAKKSTKPTLLIAHTIIGKGAIGLEGSEKTHGSPLNKEVLKQSKENAQINPDESFIVSLKNKMHFEEVKVRGVSLEALWEKSLSPKTKEKIHALKDFDFNAINYPTFKKDESLATRVSNGMILNAIAKECEGFLGGSADLAPSNNTQLKHSGDFPLGQNLHFGIREHAMGAITNALAAYGLFVPFCATFFVFSDYLMPSIRLSALMKLKALFIFTHDSIGVGEDGATHQPVEQLSHLRALPNFYAFRPSDAFENTACMQVALSLSAPSGLILSRQNLPVLDEVSKEQVLKGAYVKYEAKNPAITLVASGSEVSLALESAKMLERENIPTQVVSAPCFDLLVEQDESYLKELFKGKVLVIEASRAIEWYRFADKIIGMDSFGSSAKGNKLFEKFGFSVENITAQAKRLLHA; encoded by the coding sequence ATGCGATTGAGTAACGCTGACTTAGAACGATTAAAAAGCATGGCCAACACGCTGCGCTTTTTGTGCGCGGACATGATAGATAAGGCTAATAGCGGGCATCCGGGCGTGTGCTTGGGATTAGCCGATGTGATGGTGGTTTTAAGCTTGCACTTAAACCTAAACCCCACCAACCCTAAATGGCTCAATAGAGATAGGCTGGTTTTTAGCGGAGGGCATGCGAGCGCGTTAGCGTATAGTTTGTTGCATTTGTGGGGCTTTGATTTAAGCCTAGAAGATTTAAAGCGTTTCAGGCAATTACACTCTAAAACCCCAGGACACCCCGAATTGCACCACACCAAAGGCATTGAGATCACAACCGGGCCTTTGGGGCAAGGTTTTGCTAACGCTGTGGGCTTTAGCATGGCGAGTCAATACGCTCAAAACCTTTTAGACAAAGAAGCCATTTCTCATAAAGTCTATTGCTTGTGTGGGGATGGGGATTTGCAAGAAGGCATTAGTTATGAGAGCGCTTCTTTAGCTGGGCACCTCAACTTAAGCAATCTCATTGTGATTTATGACAGCAACCAGATCAGCATTGAAGGCGCTATTAATATTAGTTTTAGCGAACAGGTTAAGATGCGGTTTTTGGCGCAAAATTGGGAAGTGCTAGAATGCGATGGGCATGACTATCAAGCGATTCATAACGCTTTAGAAGAAGCCAAAAAATCCACCAAACCCACGCTTTTAATCGCTCATACGATTATTGGTAAGGGGGCTATTGGCTTAGAGGGGAGTGAAAAAACGCATGGCTCGCCCCTAAATAAAGAAGTGTTAAAACAATCCAAAGAAAACGCTCAAATCAATCCTGATGAAAGCTTTATCGTTAGCCTAAAAAACAAAATGCATTTTGAAGAAGTGAAAGTTAGGGGCGTTAGTTTAGAAGCCTTATGGGAAAAATCCTTAAGCCCTAAAACAAAAGAAAAGATCCATGCGTTGAAGGATTTTGATTTTAACGCCATCAATTACCCCACCTTTAAAAAAGACGAATCTCTAGCCACGAGAGTGAGTAACGGCATGATTTTAAACGCTATCGCTAAAGAATGCGAGGGCTTTTTGGGGGGGAGCGCGGATTTAGCCCCGTCCAATAACACGCAATTAAAACACTCTGGCGATTTCCCTTTAGGGCAAAACTTGCATTTTGGGATCAGAGAGCATGCCATGGGGGCTATCACTAACGCTTTAGCGGCGTATGGCTTGTTTGTGCCTTTTTGCGCGACCTTTTTTGTGTTTAGCGATTACTTGATGCCCAGCATTCGTTTGAGCGCTTTAATGAAACTAAAAGCCCTTTTTATCTTTACGCATGACAGCATTGGCGTGGGCGAAGATGGGGCGACGCACCAGCCTGTAGAGCAATTGAGCCATTTACGCGCTTTGCCCAATTTCTACGCTTTCAGACCTAGCGACGCTTTTGAAAATACCGCTTGCATGCAAGTGGCGTTAAGTTTGAGCGCTCCTAGCGGGCTTATTTTATCGCGCCAGAATTTACCCGTGCTTGATGAGGTTTCTAAAGAGCAGGTTTTAAAAGGTGCGTATGTTAAATATGAGGCTAAAAACCCCGCTATCACACTGGTTGCGAGCGGGAGCGAAGTTTCTTTAGCTTTAGAGAGCGCTAAAATGTTAGAGCGAGAAAATATCCCCACTCAAGTGGTGAGCGCGCCATGCTTTGATTTATTGGTGGAACAAGATGAAAGCTATCTTAAAGAGCTTTTTAAGGGTAAAGTTTTAGTGATTGAAGCGAGCCGCGCGATAGAGTGGTATCGTTTTGCGGATAAGATCATTGGCATGGATTCTTTTGGGAGCTCAGCAAAGGGCAATAAACTCTTTGAAAAATTCGGCTTCAGCGTTGAAAACATCACCGCTCAAGCTAAAAGGTTACTCCACGCATGA
- a CDS encoding TlyA family RNA methyltransferase: MRLDYALFNRHLVGSREKAKALVLKNQVLVNKMVVSKPSFIVKEDDKIELIATNLFVSRAGEKLAAFLETHFVDFKGKVVLDVGASKGGFSEVALLKGAKKVLCVDVGKMQLDESLKQDKRIECHEECDIRGFKTPETIDLALCDVSFISLYCILEAILPLSDEFLTLFKPQFEVGRATKRNKKGVVVDKKAILNALENFKNHLKTKDFQILKIQESLVKGKNGNVEFFIHFKRA, from the coding sequence ATGCGCTTAGATTACGCTTTATTCAACCGGCATTTAGTGGGTAGCAGAGAAAAAGCTAAAGCGTTGGTTTTAAAAAATCAGGTTTTAGTCAATAAAATGGTGGTTTCTAAACCCTCTTTTATTGTTAAAGAGGACGATAAGATTGAACTCATCGCTACAAACCTATTCGTTAGCAGGGCTGGGGAAAAATTAGCGGCTTTTTTAGAAACCCATTTCGTGGATTTTAAGGGAAAGGTGGTTTTAGATGTGGGAGCGAGCAAGGGGGGCTTTAGTGAAGTGGCTCTTTTAAAAGGGGCTAAAAAGGTGCTTTGCGTGGATGTGGGGAAAATGCAATTAGATGAAAGTTTGAAACAAGACAAGCGCATAGAATGTCATGAAGAATGCGATATTAGAGGGTTTAAAACGCCAGAAACAATTGATTTAGCGCTTTGTGATGTGAGCTTTATTTCTTTATATTGTATTTTAGAAGCGATTTTGCCTTTAAGCGATGAATTTTTAACACTTTTCAAACCGCAATTTGAAGTGGGCAGAGCAACAAAACGCAATAAAAAGGGGGTGGTGGTGGATAAAAAAGCCATTTTGAACGCTTTAGAAAACTTTAAAAACCATTTAAAAACAAAGGATTTTCAAATCTTAAAGATCCAAGAAAGCTTAGTGAAAGGGAAAAACGGGAATGTTGAATTTTTTATCCATTTCAAGCGAGCCTAA